Proteins encoded together in one Balaenoptera ricei isolate mBalRic1 chromosome 2, mBalRic1.hap2, whole genome shotgun sequence window:
- the MYH6 gene encoding myosin-6 encodes MTDAQMADFGAAAQYLRKSEKERLEAQTRPFDIRTECFVPDDKEEFVKAKILSREGGKVTAETENGKVVTVKEDQVLQQNPPKFDKIEDMAMLTFLHEPAVLFNLKERYAAWMIYTYSGLFCVTVNPYKWLPVYNAEVVAAYRGKKRSEAPPHIFSISDNAYQYMLTDRENQSILITGESGAGKTVNTKRVIQYFASIAAIGDRGKKDNVNATKGTLEDQIIQANPALEAFGNAKTVRNDNSSRFGKFIRIHFGATGKLASADIETYLLEKSRVIFQLKAERNYHIFYQILSNKKPELLDMLLVTNNPYDYAFVSQGEVSVASIDDSEELVATDSAFDVLGFTPEEKAGVYKLTGAIMHYGNMKFKQKQREEQAEPDGTEDADKSAYLMGLNSADLLKGLCHPRVKVGNEYVTKGQNVQQVYYSIGALAKAVYEKMFNWMVTRINATLETRQPRQYFIGVLDIAGFEIFDFNSFEQLCINFTNEKLQQFFNHHMFVLEQEEYKKEGIEWEFIDFGMDLQACIDLIEKPMGIMSILEEECMFPKATDMTFKAKLYDNHLGKSNNFQKPRNIKGKPEAHFSLIHYAGTVDYNIIGWLEKNKDPLNETVVGLYQKSSLKLMATLFSSYASADVGDSSKGKGGKKKGSSFQTVSALHRENLNKLMTNLRTTHPHFVRCIIPNERKAPGVMDNPLVMHQLRCNGVLEGIRICRKGFPNRILYGDFRQRYRILNPAAIPEGQFIDSRKGTEKLLGSLDIDHNQYKFGHTKVFFKAGLLGLLEEMRDERLSRIITRIQAQARGQLMRIEFKKILERRDALLVIQWNIRAFMGVKNWPWMKLYFKIKPLLKSAETEKEMATMKEEFGRLKETLEKSEARRKELEEKMVSLLQEKNDLQLQVQAEQDNLNDAEERCDQLIKNKIQLEAKVKEMTERLEDEEEMNAELTAKKRKLEDECSELKRDIDDLELTLAKVEKEKHATENKVKNLTEEMAGLDEIIAKLTKEKKALQEAHQQALDDLQAEEDKVNTLTKSKVKLEQQVDDLEGSLEQEKKVRMDLERAKRKLEGDLKLTQESNMDLENDKLQLEEKLKKKEFDVNQLNSKIEDEQALALQLQKKLKENQARIEELEEELEAERTARAKVEKLRSDLSRELEEISERLEEAGGATSVQIEMNKKREAEFQKMRRDLEEATLQHEATAAALRKKHADSVAELGEQIDNLQRVKQKLEKEKSEFKLELDDVTSNMEQIIKVKANLEKVSRTLEDQANEYRAKLEEAQRSLNDFSTQRAKLQTENGELSRQLEEKEALISQLTRGKLSYTQQLEDLKRQLEEEGKAKNALAHALQSARHDCDLLREQYEEETEAKAELQRVLSKANSEVAQWRTKYETDAIQRTEELEEAKKKLAQRLQEAEEAVEAVNAKCSSLEKTKHRLQNEIEDLMVDVERSNAAAAALDKKQRNFDKILAEWKQKYEESQSELESSQKEARSLSTELFKLKNAYEESLEHLETFKRENKNLQEEISDLTEQLGSSGKTIHELEKVRKQLEAEKLELQSALEEAEASLEHEEGKILRAQLEFNQIKAEMERKLAEKDEEMEQAKRNHLRVVDSLQTSLDAETRSRNEALRVKKKMEGDLNEMEIQLSHANRVAAEAQKQVKSLQSLLKDTQIQLDDAVRANDDLKENIAIVERRNNLLQAELEELRAVVEQTERSRKLAEQELIETSERVQLLHSQNTSLINQKKKMEADLSQLQSEVEEAVQECRNAEEKAKKAITDAAMMAEELKKEQDTSAHLERMKKNMEQTIKDLQHRLDEAEQIALKGGKKQLQKLEARVRELENELETEQKRNAESIKGMRKSERRIKELTYQTEEDRKNLLRLQDLVDKLQLKVKAYKRQAEEAEEQANTNLSKFRKVQHELDEAEERADIAESQVNKLRAKSRDIGAKVGPSPDPATHAPSSAAPVSVPS; translated from the exons CGGAGAATctggggcagggaagactgtgaacACGAAACGTGTCATCCAGTACTTTGCCAGCATCGCAGCCATAGGTGACCGTGGCAAGAAGGACAACGTCAATGCAACGAAG GGCACCCTGGAGGACCAGATCATCCAGGCCAACCCCGCCCTGGAGGCCTTCGGCAATGCCAAGACCGTCCGGAACGACAACTCCTCCCGCTTC GGGAAATTCATCAGGATCCACTTTGGAGCCACTGGAAAGTTGGCTTCTGCAGACATAGAAACCT ATCTCCTGGAGAAGTCCCGGGTGATCTTCCAGCTGAAGGCTGAGAGGAACTACCACATCTTCTACCAGATCCTGTCCAACAAGAAGCCAGAGCTGCTGG ACATGCTGCTGGTCACCAACAACCCCTACGACTACGCCTTCGTGTCCCAGGGGGAGGTGTCCGTGGCCTCCATCGACGACTCTGAGGAGCTGGTGGCCACGGAT AGCGCCTTCGACGTGCTGGGCTTCACTCCTGAGGAGAAAGCTGGCGTCTACAAGCTGACGGGCGCCATCATGCACTATGGAAACATGAAGTTCAAGCAGAAGCAGCGGGAGGAGCAGGCCGAGCCCGACGGCACTGAAG ATGCCGATAAGTCTGCCTACCTCATGGGGCTGAACTCAGCCGACCTGCTCAAGGGGCTGTGCCACCCTCGGGTGAAGGTGGGCAATGAGTACGTCACCAAGGGGCAGAATGTCCAGCAGGTGTACTACTCCATCGGGGCGCTGGCCAAGGCCGTGTACGAGAAGATGTTCAACTGGATGGTGACGCGGATCAACGCCACCCTGGAGACCAGGCAGCCGCGCCAGTACTTCATAGGCGTCCTGGACATTGCCGGCTTCGAGATCTTCGAC TTCAACAGCTTTGAGCAGCTCTGCATCAACTTCACCAACGAGAAGCTGCAGCAGTTCTTCAACCACCACATGTTCGTGCTGGAGCAGGAGGAGTACAAGAAGGAGGGCATCGAGTGGGAGTTCATCGACTTCGGCATGGACCTGCAGGCCTGCATCGACCTCATCGAGAAG CCCATGGGCATCATGTCCATCCTGGAGGAGGAGTGCATGTTCCCCAAGGCCACTGACATGACCTTCAAGGCCAAGCTGTACGACAACCACCTGGGCAAGTCCAACAACTTCCAGAAGCCGCGTAACATCAAGGGGAAGCCGGAAGCCCACTTCTCCCTGATCCACTACGCTGGCACCGTGGACTACAACATCATAGGCTGGCTGGAGAAGAACAAAGACCCGCTCAACGAGACGGTAGTGGGCTTGTACCAGAAGTCCTCCCTCAAGCTCATGGCCACACTCTTCTCCTCGTATGCCTCCGCTGATGTCG GGGACAGCAGTaaaggcaaaggaggcaagaaaaagggCTCATCATTTCAGACAGTATCGGCCCTCCACCGG GAGAATCTGAACAAGCTGATGACCAACCTGAGGACCACCCACCCTCACTTTGTGCGCTGCATCATCCCCAATGAACGGAAGGCTCCCG GGGTGATGGACAATCCCCTGGTCATGCACCAGCTGCGCTGCAATGGCGTGCTGGAGGGCATCCGCATCTGCAGGAAGGGCTTCCCCAACCGCATCCTCTACGGGGACTTCCGGCAGAG GTACCGCATCCTGAACCCGGCAGCCATCCCCGAGGGCCAGTTCATTGACAgcaggaaagggacagagaagcTGCTGGGCTCCCTGGACATTGACCACAACCAGTACAAGTTCGGCCACACCAAG GTGTTCTTCAAGGCGGGGCTGCTGGGGCTGCTGGAGGAGATGCGGGACGAGAGGCTGAGCCGCATCATCACCCGCATCCAGGCACAAGCCCGGGGTCAGCTCATGCGCATTGAGTTCAAGAAGATCCTGGAGCGCAG GGATGCCCTGCTGGTAATCCAGTGGAACATTCGGGCCTTCATGGGGGTCAAGAACTGGCCCTGGATGAAGCTCTACTTCAAGATCAAACCGCTGCTGAAGAGcgcagagacagagaaggagatggCCACCATGAAGGAGGAGTTTGGGCGCCTCAAAGAGACGCTGGAGAAGTCGGAGGCTCGGCGCAAGGAGCTGGAGGAGAAGATGGTGTCCCTGCTGCAGGAGAAGAATGACCTGCAGCTCCAAGTGCAGGCG GAACAAGACAACCTCAACGATGCAGAAGAGCGCTGTGACCAGTTGATCAAGAACAAGATCCAGCTGGAGGCCAAGGTGAAGGAGATGACCGAGAGGCTGGAGGACGAGGAGGAGATGAACGCCGAGCTCACGGCCAAGAAGCGCAAGCTGGAAGACGAGTGCTCTGAGCTCAAGAGGGACATTGATGACCTGGAGCTGACGCTGGCCAAGGTGGAGAAGGAGAAGCACGCAACAGAGAACAAG GTGAAGAACCTGACAGAGGAGATGGCTGGGCTGGACGAGATCATTGCCAAGCTGACCAAGGAGAAGAAAGCTCTGCAAGAGGCCCACCAACAGGCCCTGGATGACCTTCAGGCTGAGGAGGACAAGGTCAACACCCTGACCAAGTCTAAGGTCAAGTTGGAGCAGCAGGTGGATGAT CTGGAGGGATCCCTGGAGCAGGAGAAGAAGGTGCGCATGGACCTGGAGCGAGCCAAGCGGAAGCTGGAGGGTGACCTGAAGCTGACCCAGGAGAGCAACATGGACCTAGAGAACGACAAGCTGCAGCTGGAAGAAAAGCTCAAGAA GAAGGAGTTTGACGTTAATCAGCTGAACAGTAAGATTGAGGATGAGCAGGCACTGGCCCTTCAGCTGCAGAAGAAACTGAAGGAGAACCAG GCACGCAtcgaggagctggaggaggagctggaggccGAGCGCACTGCCCGGGCCAAGGTGGAGAAGTTGCGCTCAGACCTGTCCCGGGAGCTGGAGGAGATCAGTGAGCGGCTGGAGGAGGCCGGCGGGGCCACGTCCGTGCAGATCGAGATGAACAAGAAGCGCGAGGCTGAGTTCCAGAAGATGAGGCGGGACCTGGAGGAGGCCACGCTGCAGCACGAGGCCACGGCGGCCGCCCTGCGCAAGAAGCACGCAGACAGCGTGGCCGAGCTGGGCGAGCAGATCGACAACCTGCAGCGCGTGAAGCAGAagctggagaaggagaagagCGAGTTCAAGCTGGAGCTGGACGACGTCACCTCCAACATGGAGCAGATCATCAAGGTCAAG GCAAACCTGGAGAAGGTGTCCCGGACACTGGAGGACCAGGCCAACGAGTACCGGGCGAAGCTAGAAGAGGCCCAGCGCTCCCTCAATGACTTCTCCACCCAGCGAGCCAAGCTGCAGACGGAGAACG GTGAGCTGTCCCGGCAACTGGAGGAAAAGGAGGCGCTGATCTCCCAGCTGACCCGAGGGAAGCTCTCCTACACCCAGCAGCTGGAGGACCTCAAGaggcagctggaggaggagggcaaG GCGAAGAACGCCCTGGCCCACGCGCTACAGTCAGCCCGGCACGACTGTGACCTGCTGCGGGAGCAGTACGAGGAGGAGACGGAGGCCAAGGCCGAGCTGCAGCGCGTCCTGTCCAAGGCCAACTCGGAGGTGGCCCAGTGGAGGACCAAGTATGAGACAGACGCCATCCAGAGGAccgaggagctggaggaggccaA GAAGAAGCTGGCCCAGAGGCTGCAGGAGGCGGAGGAGGCCGTCGAAGCAGTCAATGCCAAGTGCTCCTCGCTGGAGAAGACCAAGCACCGGCTGCAGAATGAGATCGAAGACCTGATGGTGGACGTGGAGCGCTCCAACGCGGCCGCCGCGGCTCTGGACAAGAAGCAGAGGAACTTCGACAAG ATCCTGGCCGAGTGGAAGCAGAAGTACGAGGAGTCGCAGTCGGAGCTGGAGTCGTCGCAGAAGGAGGCGCGCTCCCTCAGCACCGAGCTCTTCAAGCTCAAGAACGCCTACGAGGAGTCCCTGGAGCACCTGGAGACCTTCAAGCGGGAGAACAAGAACCTGCAGG AGGAGATCTCCGACCTGACGGAGCAGCTGGGCTCCAGTGGAAAGACCATCCACGAGCTGGAGAAGGTCCGCAAGCAGCTGGAGGCCGAGAAGCTGGAGCTGCAGTCGGCCCTGGAGGAGGCCGAG gcctccctggAGCACGAGGAGGGCAAGATCCTCCGGGCCCAGCTGGAGTTCAACCAGATCAAGGCAGAGATGGAGCGGAAGCTGGCAGAGAAGGACGAGGAGATGGAGCAGGCGAAGCGCAACCACCTGCGGGTGGTGGACTCCCTGCAGACCTCCCTGGACGCGGAGACGCGCAGCCGCAACGAGGCCCTGCGGGTGAAGAAGAAGATGGAGGGCGACCTCAACGAGATGGAGATCCAGCTCAGCCACGCCAACCGCGTGGCCGCCGAGGCCCAGAAGCAAGTCAAGAGCCTCCAGAGCTTGCTGAAG GACACCCAGATCCAGCTGGATGACGCGGTCCGTGCCAACGATGACCTGAAGGAGAACATCGCCATCGTGGAGCGGCGCAACAACCTGCTGCAGGCCGAGCTGGAGGAGCTGCGGGCCGTGGTGGAGCAGACGGAGCGGTCCCGGAAGCTGGCCGAGCAGGAGCTGATCGAGACCAGCGAGCGGGTGCAGCTGCTGCACTCCCAG AACAccagcctcatcaaccagaaGAAGAAGATGGAGGCAGACCTGTCCCAGCTTCAGAGTGAAGTGGAGGAGGCAGTGCAGGAGTGCAGGAACGCCGAGGAGAAGGCCAAGAAGGCCATCACGGAC GCCGCCATGATGGCGGAGGAGCTGAAGAAGGAGCAGGACACCAGCGCGCACCTGGAGCGCATGAAGAAGAACATGGAGCAGACCATCAAGGACCTGCAGCACCGGCTGGACGAGGCCGAGCAGATCGCCCTCAAGGGCGGCAAGAAGCAGCTGCAGAAGCTGGAGGCCCGGGTGCGGGAGCTGGAGAATGAGCTGGAAACCGAGCAGAAGCGCAACGCGGAGTCGATCAAGGGCATGAGGAAGAGTGAGCGTCGCATCAAGGAGCTCACCTACCAG ACGGAGGAAGACAGGAAGAACCTGCTGCGGCTGCAGGACCTGGTGGACAAGCTGCAGCTGAAGGTCAAGGCCTACAAGCGCCAGGCCGAGGAGGCG GAAGAACAGGCCAACACCAACCTGTCCAAGTTCCGCAAGGTGCAGCACGAGCTGGATGAGGCAGAGGAGCGGGCGGACATCGCCGAGTCCCAGGTCAACAAGCTGCGGGCCAAGAGCCGCGACATCGGCGCCAAGGTGGGTCCCTCCCCAGACCCCGCTACTCACGCCCCTAGCAGCGCGGCCCCAGTGTCAGTGCCCTCTTAG
- the CMTM5 gene encoding CKLF-like MARVEL transmembrane domain-containing protein 5 produces MLSAWNRRDRPPEEGAAAGLQGFTVDRTFLSSLKGILLETELALTFIIFVCFTASISAYMAAALLEFFITLAFLFLYATQYYQRFDRLNWPCLDFLRCVSASIIFLVVSFAAVTSRDGAAIAAFVFGIILVSVFAYDAFKIYRTEMAPRATQGDQ; encoded by the exons ATGCTCAGTGCTTGGAATCGCCGGGACCGGCCCCCTGAAGAGGGGGCAGCTGCGGGGCTCCAGGGCTTCACCGTGGACAGGACGTTCCTCTCGTCCCTCAAAGGCATCCTGCTGGAAACTGAGCTG GCCCTGACCTTCATCATCTTCGTCTGTTTCACGGCCTCCATCTCCGCCTACATGGCTGCTGCGCTACTGGAGTTCTTCATCACACTAGCCTTCCTCTTCCTCTACGCCACCCAGTACTACCAGCGCTTCGATCGGCTGAACTGGCCCTGTCTG GACTTCCTCCGCTGTGTCAGCGCCAGCATCATCTTCCTGGTGGTCTCCTTTGCGGCTGTGACCTCCCGGGACGGAGCTGCCATTGCTGCTTTT GTTTTTGGCATCATCCTGGTTTCCGTCTTTGCCTACGATGCCTTCAAGATCTACCGGACTGAGATGGCACCCAGGGCCACCCAGG GGGACCAGTAG